One window from the genome of Elaeis guineensis isolate ETL-2024a chromosome 5, EG11, whole genome shotgun sequence encodes:
- the LOC105037277 gene encoding LOW QUALITY PROTEIN: cation/H(+) antiporter 20 (The sequence of the model RefSeq protein was modified relative to this genomic sequence to represent the inferred CDS: inserted 1 base in 1 codon), protein MAVNITSIKTSSNGIWQGDNPLHFAFPLLIVQTTLVLILSRSLAFILKPLRQPKVIAEIVGGIILGPSALGRNQSYLHRIFPSWSTPILETVASIGLLFFLFLVGLELDLRSIQRSGRRAFFIAAAGISLPFVSGVGVAFVLRSSLPGADSAGYGPFLVFMGVALSITAFPVLARILAELKLLTTQVGEIAMAAAAFNDVAAWVLLALAVALSGGDAGGHKSPLVSLWVLLCGVAFVAVQMAVVRPAMSWVAKRADGEGGESEVWICLTLAGVLVSGFFTDFIGIHSIFGAFVFGLTVPKEGEFAGRLIERIEDFVSGLLLPLYFASSGLKTNVATIKGGKAWGLLALVISTACAGKILGTFLVAVACGMAPRESVALGVLMNTKGLVELIVLNIGKERKVLNDETFAILVLMALFTTFITTPSVMAIYKPARAVNNSDNRRKLQASSSPQSADARELRILACARGPRDAPSIINLIETIRGGTKKSPLKLYILHLVELTERSSSILMVSRARRNGXPFRSPLHRETHDQVSVAFEAYAQLGRVRVRPMTAISAMPTMHEDVCNVAEDKRVSLLVVPFHKHRAAGGDHDSGHMDNVGPSWRAVNQRVMKEAPCSVAVLVDRGFGGGEQVGPAEVAHGVCVLFFGGPDDREALELASRMAEHPGVRVTAVRFVDGNKGKEDRPNIMLRPSPMKSADDSYTFSTAVMDREQEKELDEAAVAEFRRRTEETATYEERPAGNVLEAVLAIGRSGAYELIVVGKGRFPSSMVAELAGRQAEHPELGPVGDALASSSHGVVSSVLVIQQHDVVHSKETPVSMVLDGGDATIVDVDDGSAQKTS, encoded by the exons ATGGCGGTTAACATAACCTCCATTAAGACCTCCTCCAATGGAATCTGGCAAGGCGACAACCCCCTCCACTTCGCTTTCCCCCTTCTCATCGTCCAAACTACCCTCGTCCTCATCCTAAGCCGCTCCCTCGCCTTCATCCTCAAACCCCTCCGCCAGCCCAAAGTCATCGCCGAGATTGTC GGGGGAATTATATTGGGGCCTTCGGCTCTGGGCCGGAACCAGTCGTACCTCCACCGCATCTTCCCGTCATGGAGCACGCCGATACTCGAGACGGTGGCGAGCATAGGGCTCCTCTTCTTTCTGTTCCTCGTCGGTCTGGAGCTCGACCTCCGGTCCATCCAGCGGAGCGGCCGGCGGGCGTTCTTCATCGCGGCGGCTGGGATCTCACTCCCGTTCGTCAGCGGCGTCGGCGTGGCCTTCGTCCTTCGCAGCAGCCTCCCCGGCGCCGACTCCGCTGGCTACGGTCCCTTCCTTGTTTTCATGGGCGTGGCTCTCTCCATCACTGCTTTCCCCGTTCTCGCTCGCATCCTCGCGGAGCTCAAGCTCTTGACGACCCAGGTCGGCGAGATCGCCATGGCCGCCGCCGCCTTCAACGACGTCGCCGCCTGGGTCCTCCTCGCCCTCGCCGTCGCTCTTTCCGGAGGCGATGCCGGCGGCCATAAGAGCCCCCTGGTCTCCCTCTGGGTCCTCTTGTGCGGCGTCGCCTTCGTCGCAGTGCAGATGGCGGTGGTGAGGCCGGCGATGTCGTGGGTAGCCAAAAGagccgatggagagggtggtgagAGCGAGGTGTGGATCTGTCTCACCCTGGCCGGCGTCCTCGTATCGGGCTTCTTTACGGACTTCATCGGAATCCACTCGATCTTCGGGGCGTTTGTTTTCGGTTTGACGGTGCCGAAGGAGGGGGAGTTCGCCGGGAGGCTCATAGAGAGGATCGAGGACTTCGTTTCCGGGCTATTGCTGCCGCTTTACTTCGCGTCAAGCGGGTTGAAGACGAACGTGGCGACGATCAAGGGAGGGAAGGCGTGGGGGCTGCTGGCGCTGGTGATTAGCACTGCGTGCGCCGGGAAGATACTGGGGACGTTCTTGGTGGCGGTGGCGTGCGGCATGGCGCCGAGGGAGTCGGTGGCGCTTGGCGTGCTCATGAACACCAAGGGTTTGGTCGAGCTTATCGTTCTCAACATCGGCAAGGAGAGGAAG GTACTCAACGATGAAACATTTGCCATTTTGGTGCTAATGGCTCTCTTCACCACCTTCATCACCACCCCAAGCGTCATGGCCATCTACAAGCCCGCCCGCGCGGTCAACAACTCCGACAACCGCCGTAAACTCCAGGCCTCCTCATCCCCTCAATCCGCCGACGCCAGGGAGCTCCGCATCCTCGCCTGCGCCCGCGGCCCCCGCGATGCCCCTTCCATCATCAACCTCATCGAGACCATCCGCGGGGGCACCAAGAAGTCCCCCCTCAAGCTCTACATCCTCCACCTTGTCGAGCTCACCGAGCGTTCCTCCTCCATCCTCATGGTTAGCCGTGCCCGCCGCAACG TCCCCTTCCGCAGCCCCCTCCACCGCGAGACTCACGACCAGGTCTCTGTCGCCTTTGAGGCCTACGCGCAGCTCGGCCGCGTTCGGGTCCGCCCCATGACCGCCATCTCCGCCATGCCCACGATGCACGAGGACGTCTGCAACGTGGCCGAGGACAAGCGCGTCTCCCTCCTCGTCGTCCCCTTCCACAAACACCGGGCTGCCGGCGGTGATCACGACAGCGGCCACATGGACAACGTGGGGCCCAGCTGGCGGGCCGTGAACCAGAGGGTCATGAAGGAGGCTCCGTGCTCCGTGGCCGTCCTCGTGGACCGAGGCTTCGGAGGCGGCGAGCAGGTGGGCCCGGCCGAGGTGGCGCATGGCGTCTGCGTCCTGTTCTTCGGAGGTCCCGACGACCGGGAGGCGCTCGAGCTGGCCAGCAGGATGGCGGAGCATCCCGGCGTGAGGGTCACCGCGGTGAGGTTCGTCGACGGTAACAAGGGCAAGGAGGATCGACCCAACATCATGCTGCGCCCTTCTCCGATGAAGAGCGCCGACGACAGCTATACTTTCTCCACCGCCGTCATGGACCGCGAGCAAGAAAAG GAGCTGGACGAGGCGGCGGTGGCGGAGTTCCGGAGGAGGACGGAAGAGACGGCGACATATGAGGAGAGGCCAGCGGGGAATGTTCTGGAGGCGGTGCTGGCGATCGGGAGGAGTGGGGCCTACGAGCTGATAGTGGTGGGGAAGGGGCGGTTCCCGTCGTCGATGGTGGCGGAGCTGGCCGGGCGGCAGGCGGAGCACCCGGAGCTGGGGCCCGTCGGGGACGCGTTGGCGTCGTCCAGCCACGGGGTCGTGTCGTCCGTGCTGGTGATCCAGCAGCACGACGTGGTCCACTCGAAGGAGACCCCCGTCTCTATGGTCCTTGACGGCGGGGATGCCACCATTGTTGATGTCGATGACGGCAGCGCCCAGAAAACCTCTTAA